The following proteins are co-located in the Camelina sativa cultivar DH55 chromosome 12, Cs, whole genome shotgun sequence genome:
- the LOC104729771 gene encoding glucan endo-1,3-beta-glucosidase 7 gives MMALLRILISLLLIFISHFPSSHAESFIGVNYGQVADNLPPPSETAKLLQSTSIQKVRLYGADPAIIKALAGTGVGIVIGAANGDVPSLASDPNVAGQWINSNVLPFYPASKIILITVGNEVLLSNDPNLVNQLLPAMQNLQKALEAVSLGGKIKVSTVHAMTVLGSSDPPSAGSFAPGYQTGLKGILQFLSDTGSPFAINPYPFFAYQSDPRPETLSFCLFQPNAGRVDSKTGIKYTNMFDAQVDAVHSALKSMGFEKVEIVVAETGWASRGDANEVGTSVDNARAYNGNLIAHLKSMIGTPLMPGKPVDTYLFALYDENLKPGPSSERAFGLFKTDLSMAYDVGLAKSSSSDSNSSGQTPSGKVTSTGWCVPKKGATDDQLQSSLDWACGQGIDCGPIQPGGACFEPNNVASHAAYAMNMYFQKSPKQPTDCDFSKTATVTSQNPSYNSCVYPGGGGGAAGSKAVMNKYVSSDKVEKKSGATETNVYSSLSFLLIFMLLIFHVNM, from the exons ATGATGGCTCTCCTCCGCATCCTCATCTCTCTCCTTCTCATCTTCATATCTCACTTCCCATCCTCAC ATGCAGAGTCTTTCATCGGAGTTAACTACGGTCAAGTCGCCGACAATCTCCCTCCGCCTTCAGAAACAGCCAAGCTCCTTCAATCCACTTCGATTCAGAAAGTTAGACTCTACGGCGCCGATCCCGCCATCATCAAAGCTTTGGCCGGTACAGGTGTAGGTATCGTCATCGGCGCTGCTAACGGCGACGTTCCTTCACTCGCCTCTGATCCAAACGTCGCCGGACAATGGATCAACTCCAATGTCCTCCCTTTTTATCCCGCCTCCAAAATCATCCTCATCACCGTCGGCAACGAG GTTCTGTTGTCGAACGATCCGAATCTGGTGAACCAGCTACTCCCGGCGATGCAGAATCTCCAAAAAGCCCTCGAAGCGGTGTCTCTCGGCGGGAAAATTAAGGTCTCGACGGTTCACGCCATGACGGTGCTCGGTAGTTCAGACCCGCCATCAGCCGGTTCATTTGCCCCCGGTTATCAAACCGGTTTAAAGGGGATCCTGCAATTCTTAAGTGACACTGGTTCACCTTTCGCTATTAACCCGTACCCGTTCTTCGCGTACCAAAGTGACCCGAGACCCGAAACGCTGTCGTTTTGTCTCTTTCAGCCTAACGCTGGACGGGTCGACTCCAAAACCGGAATCAAGTATACGAACATGTTCGATGCTCAG GTTGATGCGGTTCACTCAGCTTTGAAATCAATGGGATTCGAAAAGGTGGAGATCGTAGTGGCGGAAACAGGTTGGGCGTCACGAGGGGACGCTAATGAGGTTGGAACGAGTGTGGATAACGCCAGAGCTTACAACGGAAACCTAATAGCTCATCTAAAGTCCATGATTGGCACACCTCTCATGCCTGGAAAGCCAGTGGACACTTACTTGTTCGCACTTTACGACGAGAACTTAAAGCCTGGACCATCTTCGGAACGGGCCTTTGGACTTTTCAAAACTGATCTTTCTATGGCATATGATGTAGGCCTTGCCAAGAGTAGCAGTAGTGACAGCAACAGTAGTGGTCAG ACGCCATCGGGGAAAGTGACGTCAACAGGGTGGTGTGTACCCAAGAAGGGTGCGACGGATGATCAGTTGCAGTCAAGCTTGGATTGGGCGTGTGGACAAGGAATAGACTGTGGTCCGATACAGCCAGGAGGCGCTTGTTTCGAGCCAAACAATGTGGCCTCACACGCAGCCTATGCCATGAATATGTATTTTCAGAAATCTCCTAAACAGCCTACGGACTGCGATTTCTCTAAAACAGCAACAGTCACCTCCCAAAATCCTA GTTACAACAGTTGCGTCTATccgggaggaggaggaggagcagcaGGAAGTAAAGCAGTAATGAACAAGTATGTGAGCTCAGAcaaagtagagaagaagagTGGAGCAACTGAAACAAATGTCTATTCTTCTCTATCTTTTCTACTCATCTTTATGCTCCTAATCTTCCATGTAAATATGTAA
- the LOC104729770 gene encoding SKP1-like protein 11: MSTTKKMITLKSSDGQLFEVEAEIAIQSQTIAHIVEDNCASTEIPLANVTSKTLALVVEYCKKHHVDAANPIPEEELKTWDKEFMEKDQPTIFDLMLAANYLNIASLLSLTCQTVADMMKGKTPDQIRTHFNIHNDYTPEEEEEVRRENQWAFE, from the coding sequence atgtcgacgacgaagaagatgatcacgTTGAAGAGCTCCGATGGTCAGTTGTTCGAGGTTGAAGCAGAGATCGCGATCCAATCGCAGACCATAGCGCATATAGTTGAAGACAATTGCGCCAGTACCGAGATCCCTCTTGCTAACGTGACGAGCAAGACTCTTGCCCTAGTGGTGGAGTACTGCAAGAAGCACCACGTCGATGCTGCTAACCCTATCCCCGAGGAGGAACTCAAGACCTGGGATAAGGAGTTCATGGAAAAAGATCAACCCACGATCTTTGATCTCATGCTTGCTGCGAACTACCTAAACATCGCAAGCTTGCTTAGCCTGACTTGCCAAACTGTTGCTGATATGATGAAGGGCAAAACTCCAGACCAGATTCGTACACACTTCAACATTCACAATGATTATAcacctgaggaagaagaagaggttcgtAGGGAGAATCAATGGGCTTTTGAATGA
- the LOC104729772 gene encoding SKP1-like protein 11 produces MSTTKKMIMLKSSDGQSFEVEEEVAIQSQTIAHMVEDDCAKTEIPLANVTSKTLALVMEYCKKHHVDEANPIPEEKLKTWDKEFMETDQSTIFDLILAANYLNIASLLDLTCQTVADMITGKTPDQIRTHFNIKNDFTPEEEEEVRKENQWAFE; encoded by the coding sequence atgtcgacgacgaagaagatgatcatgTTGAAGAGCTCCGATGGCCAGTCGTTCGAGGTTGAAGAAGAGGTCGCGATCCAATCGCAGACCATAGCGCATATGGTTGAAGACGATTGCGCCAAAACCGAGATCCCTCTTGCTAACGTGACGAGCAAGACTCTTGCCCTAGTGATGGAGTACTGCAAGAAGCACCACGTCGATGAAGCTAACCCTATCCCCGAGGAGAAACTCAAGACCTGGGATAAGGAGTTCATGGAAACAGATCAATCCACGATCTTTGATCTCATTCTTGCTGCGAACTACCTGAACATCGCAAGCTTGCTTGACCTGACGTGCCAAACTGTTGCTGATATGATCACGGGCAAAACTCCAGACCAGATTCGTACACACTTCAACATTAAGAATGATTTTAcacctgaggaagaagaagaggttcgcAAGGAGAATCAATGGGCTTTTGAATGA